One segment of Nocardioides sp. QY071 DNA contains the following:
- a CDS encoding TetR/AcrR family transcriptional regulator, which yields MSPRDCLVTIGTELLEERGLSAISLRAIASAAGLSHGAPRRYFPTYQALLAAIARGGLEDLDEQIAPALAADDLHAAARAYLDFARQRPEMFDLITRHDLLEGAGGHLREITGRWFADLGATLTRATRRTPSPEEVLALWSGVHGLAALTSRRATEPTGIDPTAALDVLLRRAT from the coding sequence GTGAGCCCGCGCGACTGTCTCGTCACCATCGGCACCGAGCTGCTCGAGGAACGCGGCCTGTCCGCCATCTCGCTGCGCGCCATCGCGAGCGCCGCCGGCCTCTCCCACGGCGCCCCGCGCCGGTACTTCCCGACCTACCAGGCCCTGCTCGCGGCCATCGCGCGCGGCGGTCTCGAGGACCTCGATGAGCAGATCGCTCCGGCGCTGGCCGCCGACGACCTCCACGCCGCCGCCCGCGCCTACCTCGACTTCGCGCGGCAGCGCCCCGAGATGTTCGACCTGATCACCCGCCATGACCTGCTCGAGGGCGCCGGCGGCCACCTGCGCGAGATCACCGGGCGCTGGTTCGCCGACCTCGGCGCAACCCTGACCCGCGCCACCCGGCGGACTCCGAGCCCGGAGGAGGTCCTCGCCCTGTGGTCCGGCGTGCACGGACTGGCCGCGCTCACCAGCCGCCGCGCTACCGAGCCGACCGGCATCGACCCGACCGCAGCGCTCGACGTACTGCTGCGGCGGGCGACATAA
- a CDS encoding lysophospholipid acyltransferase family protein, which translates to MWFWLLRWVLLGPVVRWFTRPRVVGLDRFPSAGPVVVAANHRAEIDSLVLSLVLPRQPRFLAKAEYYAGAGLRGRTERWLCSVTGQIPVDRAGGSAASASLAAAETLLRSGGVWAIYPEGTRSPDGRLHRGHTGVVRVARAVPDAVVLPVGLLGTEVVDPPSRGGGGRRWWRRGRVTVVIGAPVDVRNGEVRAATDALMRAIGELTDQRPLDRYVPRRAA; encoded by the coding sequence ATGTGGTTCTGGTTGCTGCGGTGGGTGCTGCTCGGCCCGGTCGTGCGGTGGTTCACCCGCCCGCGGGTGGTGGGCCTGGACCGGTTCCCGTCCGCCGGCCCGGTGGTCGTCGCGGCCAACCACCGCGCCGAGATCGACTCGCTGGTGCTCTCCTTGGTGCTGCCGCGCCAGCCGCGGTTCCTGGCGAAGGCGGAGTACTACGCCGGTGCCGGGCTGCGCGGGCGGACGGAGCGCTGGCTGTGCTCGGTCACCGGCCAGATCCCCGTCGACCGCGCCGGCGGCTCCGCGGCGTCCGCCTCCCTGGCCGCCGCCGAGACGCTGCTGCGGTCGGGCGGCGTCTGGGCGATCTACCCCGAGGGCACCCGCTCGCCCGACGGCCGGCTGCACCGCGGTCACACCGGGGTGGTCCGGGTCGCCCGGGCGGTGCCCGACGCGGTCGTGCTGCCGGTGGGCTTGCTGGGAACCGAGGTGGTCGATCCGCCTTCCCGCGGCGGCGGCGGTCGGCGGTGGTGGCGGCGCGGGCGGGTCACCGTCGTGATCGGCGCCCCGGTCGACGTACGGAACGGGGAGGTGCGGGCCGCCACCGACGCGTTGATGCGGGCGATCGGGGAGCTGACCGACCAGCGACCGCTCGACCGGTACGTCCCCCGGCGGGCGGCATGA
- a CDS encoding MMPL family transporter, with protein MPPHSDQVARYARFAVRRAGWVVLAWLAVTVVMNVAVPQLEEIAGRDSSPMVPKDAPSMRAVELMNQEFSNGDAESFIVVAMERTSGLTKADRAYAEGLVGGLAEDEGDVAFVQDIRDPALRRALTSDDGQARYLLVGITGATGAPASLRQVAAVRDIARAGAPDGLTVQVTGPTATVVDLATETEHSVVRITVVTIGLIALILFLIYRSLVVPVLILTVVGLGLGLGRAVVAWCGLQDLFAVSTFSGSFLTAIVLGAGTDYAVFLVARYHEQRRLDVEPGRAAAIAATRVGSVIAGSAVTVVLATLAMALADLGFFNTTGPAVAVSIAVNLLVSLTLTPALLALAGRRGWAEPRESKASGVWERVAGVVAAHPARTFVASLVPLALLAAVFPLTDLSYDVRDPLPEDAESNAGYALLGRHFPVNEVLPDYVLIRADHDLRTSKDLAVLERASAAVAQHDGVALVRGVTRPLGVPITEASVAHQAGLVGDELGKAQGKVAEGTSGAEQLADGAGQLDDGAGRLADGADKAVTGADRIAASTGRLTSGMTKLLDGADAAITGTGDLRTGAAGLADGLDTAADQVQVAVDGLGLVHDALATKSLTCGLDAACRQARTGLKQIWEAERDQLLPGLRQAAKGARALATGSGDLQSGLQQLRAGIAKARNGSRQLADGQKVFADRLGDLSAGVDELAAGADRLYGGTRQVAASLPELEHGLAAAARHLRETRTAADDPVSGGFYLPPTALQDQDFAAAMRLYLSPDGRTARLAVLGSTDAFGPEASDRVEDIRATVETSLNGTRLDDAEVLTTGMASTNADLRDYSMSDLEVIASLALVAVFLVLLLLLRSLVAAFALMATVVLSYVAAIGLSVLVWQYGLGIQLDWTVAAVAFVVLVAVGADYNLLLTKRMHEEAPDGSALGIARATAATGGVITSAGVIFAVSMMALLAGRVTTIGQVGFTIAVGLLLDTFVVRSLLVPALATLLGRRLWWPQRTR; from the coding sequence GTGCCCCCTCACAGCGACCAGGTCGCGCGCTACGCCCGCTTCGCCGTACGACGGGCCGGGTGGGTGGTGCTCGCCTGGCTGGCGGTCACGGTCGTGATGAACGTGGCGGTACCGCAGCTCGAGGAGATCGCCGGGCGCGACTCCTCGCCGATGGTGCCGAAGGACGCGCCGTCGATGCGCGCGGTCGAGCTGATGAACCAGGAGTTCAGCAACGGCGACGCCGAGAGCTTCATCGTGGTGGCGATGGAGCGGACGTCGGGCCTGACCAAGGCGGACCGGGCGTACGCCGAGGGCCTGGTCGGCGGGCTCGCCGAGGACGAGGGCGACGTCGCGTTCGTCCAGGACATCCGGGACCCCGCGCTGCGCAGGGCGCTGACCAGCGACGACGGGCAGGCGCGCTACCTGTTGGTCGGCATCACCGGCGCGACCGGCGCGCCCGCGTCGCTGCGCCAGGTCGCCGCGGTGCGCGACATCGCCCGGGCCGGTGCGCCGGACGGGCTCACCGTCCAGGTCACCGGGCCCACCGCGACCGTCGTGGACCTCGCGACCGAGACCGAGCACAGCGTCGTGCGGATCACCGTGGTCACCATCGGCCTGATCGCGCTGATCCTGTTCCTGATCTACCGCTCGCTCGTGGTCCCGGTCCTCATCCTCACCGTCGTCGGGCTGGGCCTCGGGCTCGGCCGGGCGGTGGTCGCGTGGTGCGGGCTGCAGGACCTCTTCGCGGTCTCGACGTTCAGCGGCTCCTTCCTCACCGCGATCGTGCTCGGCGCCGGCACCGACTACGCCGTCTTCCTGGTGGCGCGCTACCACGAGCAGCGCCGTCTCGACGTCGAACCGGGGCGGGCGGCCGCGATCGCCGCGACCCGGGTCGGCTCGGTCATCGCCGGCTCGGCCGTCACCGTCGTCCTCGCCACCCTCGCGATGGCACTGGCCGACCTCGGCTTCTTCAACACCACCGGCCCCGCGGTCGCCGTCAGCATCGCGGTCAACCTGCTGGTCAGCCTCACCCTCACCCCGGCGCTGCTCGCACTCGCGGGCCGGCGCGGCTGGGCCGAGCCGCGCGAGTCGAAGGCCTCGGGAGTGTGGGAGCGCGTCGCCGGCGTCGTGGCCGCGCACCCCGCGCGTACGTTCGTCGCCTCACTCGTCCCGCTCGCCCTGCTGGCCGCGGTGTTCCCCCTCACCGACCTGTCGTACGACGTGCGCGACCCGCTCCCCGAGGACGCGGAGAGCAACGCCGGGTATGCCCTGTTGGGACGGCACTTCCCCGTCAACGAGGTGCTCCCCGACTACGTGCTCATCCGTGCCGACCACGACCTGCGCACCAGCAAGGACCTCGCCGTGCTCGAGCGCGCCTCGGCCGCAGTGGCCCAGCACGACGGAGTGGCCCTGGTGCGCGGGGTCACCCGGCCGCTCGGCGTACCGATCACGGAGGCGTCGGTCGCCCACCAGGCCGGGCTGGTCGGGGACGAGCTCGGCAAGGCGCAGGGCAAGGTCGCCGAGGGCACCAGCGGTGCCGAGCAGCTGGCGGACGGTGCCGGGCAGCTCGACGACGGGGCCGGCCGGCTCGCCGACGGGGCCGACAAGGCCGTGACCGGTGCCGACCGGATCGCCGCCTCGACGGGCCGGCTCACCTCCGGCATGACCAAGCTGCTCGACGGCGCCGACGCCGCGATCACCGGGACGGGCGACCTGCGCACGGGCGCGGCCGGTCTCGCCGACGGTCTGGACACCGCCGCGGACCAGGTGCAGGTCGCCGTCGACGGTCTCGGGCTGGTTCACGACGCGCTGGCCACCAAGAGCCTCACCTGCGGTCTCGACGCGGCCTGCCGGCAGGCCCGGACCGGGCTCAAGCAGATCTGGGAGGCCGAGCGCGACCAGCTGCTGCCTGGCCTGCGCCAGGCCGCGAAGGGTGCCCGGGCACTGGCCACCGGCAGCGGCGACCTTCAGTCCGGCCTCCAACAGCTGCGGGCCGGGATCGCGAAGGCCCGCAACGGCAGCCGCCAGCTCGCCGACGGCCAGAAGGTCTTCGCCGACCGGCTCGGCGACCTCTCCGCCGGTGTCGACGAGCTCGCGGCGGGGGCCGACCGCCTGTACGGCGGCACCCGGCAGGTCGCGGCCTCGCTGCCCGAGCTCGAGCACGGCCTCGCGGCAGCCGCACGCCACCTCCGCGAGACGCGCACGGCGGCCGACGACCCGGTCAGCGGTGGCTTCTACCTGCCGCCGACCGCCCTGCAGGACCAGGACTTCGCCGCGGCCATGCGGCTCTACCTCTCGCCCGACGGCCGGACGGCGCGCCTCGCCGTACTCGGCTCGACCGACGCCTTCGGTCCCGAGGCCTCCGACCGGGTCGAGGACATCCGTGCCACCGTGGAGACCTCGCTCAACGGCACCCGTCTCGACGACGCCGAGGTCCTCACCACCGGGATGGCGAGCACGAACGCCGACCTGCGCGACTACTCGATGTCCGACCTCGAGGTGATCGCGAGCCTCGCGCTGGTGGCGGTCTTCCTCGTGCTCCTGCTGCTGCTGCGCAGCCTGGTCGCGGCGTTCGCGCTGATGGCCACGGTCGTGCTGTCGTACGTCGCCGCGATCGGCCTCTCGGTGCTGGTATGGCAGTACGGGCTGGGCATCCAGCTCGACTGGACCGTCGCCGCCGTCGCGTTCGTCGTGCTCGTCGCCGTCGGCGCCGACTACAACCTGCTGCTGACCAAGCGGATGCACGAGGAGGCGCCCGACGGCTCGGCCCTGGGGATCGCGCGCGCGACCGCCGCGACGGGGGGAGTGATCACGTCGGCCGGCGTGATCTTCGCGGTCTCGATGATGGCGCTGCTCGCCGGCCGGGTGACCACGATCGGGCAGGTCGGGTTCACCATCGCCGTGGGGCTGCTGCTCGACACCTTCGTCGTGCGCTCGCTCCTCGTGCCCGCACTCGCTACGTTGCTGGGCAGGCGGCTGTGGTGGCCGCAGCGGACTCGGTGA
- a CDS encoding FAD-binding dehydrogenase — MSQGAEQGFQPDAIVVGAGLAGLVATHEAVKAGRKVLVLDQENRANLGGQAFWSLGGLFFVDSPEQRRMGIKDSPELAWQDWQGSAGFDRIGEGDGPERGEDHWGSRWARAYVDFAAGEKRAYLRELGLKSLTFVGWAERGDGSASGHGNSVPRFHLTWGTGPEVVRVFLEPVEAAEARGQVRFAFRHQVDELVVEDGACVGVRGSVLEPSDLPRGVRSSREVVSSFSLRAPAVIVTSGGIGHNFELMRANWPTDRVGPAPEHMIAGVPAHVDGRMLAITEAAGANLVNKDRMWAYVEGIHNWDPVWPDHAIRILPGPSSMWFDADGHRLTGMSGVPGADSIGSMKQILATGADYSWFVLTQSIIEKEFALSGSEQNPDWTEKDVRMMLKERLGKGATSPVEAFKEHGEDFVVASSLDELVAGMNKIARGGRVLDVEVLRKQIQDRDRQIDNAYCKDAQVMAIHNGRKDRTGKIMRVAKPHKILDPAHGPLIAVRLNILSRKTLGGIETNLDSQVVRPDGTPFPGLYAAGEVAGFGGGGVHGYNALEGTFLGGCIFSGRAAGRAVGSR; from the coding sequence GTGAGCCAGGGAGCTGAGCAGGGATTCCAGCCGGACGCGATCGTCGTGGGCGCCGGCCTCGCCGGCCTCGTCGCGACCCACGAGGCCGTGAAGGCGGGCAGGAAGGTGCTCGTGCTCGACCAGGAGAACCGCGCCAACCTCGGCGGCCAGGCGTTCTGGTCGCTCGGTGGGCTGTTCTTCGTCGACTCCCCCGAGCAGCGCCGGATGGGGATCAAGGACTCCCCCGAGCTGGCCTGGCAGGACTGGCAGGGCTCGGCGGGCTTCGACCGGATCGGCGAGGGTGACGGTCCCGAGCGCGGCGAGGACCACTGGGGCAGCCGTTGGGCTCGGGCGTACGTCGACTTCGCGGCCGGCGAGAAGCGCGCCTACCTGCGCGAGCTCGGCCTCAAGTCGCTGACCTTCGTCGGCTGGGCCGAGCGCGGCGACGGGTCCGCCAGCGGCCACGGCAACTCGGTCCCGCGCTTCCACCTGACCTGGGGCACCGGCCCCGAGGTGGTCCGGGTCTTCCTCGAGCCGGTCGAGGCCGCCGAGGCCCGGGGCCAGGTCCGCTTCGCCTTCCGGCACCAGGTCGACGAGCTGGTCGTCGAGGACGGTGCGTGCGTCGGCGTCCGCGGCTCGGTCCTCGAGCCGTCCGACCTGCCGCGCGGCGTGAGGTCGTCGCGCGAGGTCGTCTCCTCGTTCTCCCTGAGGGCGCCGGCGGTGATCGTGACGTCCGGCGGCATCGGCCACAACTTCGAGCTGATGCGCGCCAACTGGCCCACCGACCGGGTCGGGCCCGCACCCGAGCACATGATCGCCGGCGTACCCGCCCACGTCGACGGCCGGATGCTCGCCATCACCGAGGCCGCCGGCGCCAACCTGGTCAACAAGGATCGGATGTGGGCCTACGTCGAGGGCATCCACAACTGGGACCCGGTCTGGCCCGACCACGCCATCCGGATCCTCCCCGGCCCCTCGTCGATGTGGTTCGACGCCGACGGCCACCGCCTCACCGGGATGTCGGGCGTCCCCGGCGCCGACTCGATCGGCTCGATGAAGCAGATCCTCGCCACGGGCGCCGACTACTCGTGGTTCGTGCTCACCCAGTCGATCATCGAGAAGGAGTTCGCGCTCTCCGGCTCCGAGCAGAACCCGGACTGGACCGAGAAGGACGTCCGGATGATGCTCAAGGAGCGGCTCGGCAAGGGCGCCACCAGCCCGGTCGAGGCGTTCAAGGAGCACGGCGAGGACTTCGTCGTCGCATCGTCCCTCGACGAGCTGGTCGCGGGGATGAACAAGATCGCCCGCGGCGGCCGGGTCCTCGACGTCGAGGTGCTGCGCAAGCAGATCCAGGACCGCGACCGGCAGATCGACAACGCCTACTGCAAGGACGCCCAGGTGATGGCGATCCACAACGGGCGCAAGGACCGCACCGGCAAGATCATGCGGGTCGCCAAGCCCCACAAGATCCTCGACCCGGCCCACGGGCCGCTGATCGCCGTACGCCTCAACATCTTGTCCCGCAAGACCCTCGGCGGCATCGAGACCAACCTCGACAGCCAGGTCGTGCGCCCCGACGGCACCCCCTTCCCCGGCCTGTACGCCGCCGGCGAGGTCGCCGGCTTCGGCGGGGGCGGCGTCCACGGCTACAACGCGCTCGAGGGCACCTTCCTCGGCGGCTGCATCTTCTCCGGCCGGGCCGCCGGGCGCGCCGTCGGCTCTCGTTGA
- a CDS encoding zinc-binding dehydrogenase — translation MRAVVCHRTELTVEDLPDLTPERGQVLIDVERCGICGSDLHARLHSDETAAGAAELGYDHFMRSSDRVVMGHEFVGTVADYGPGTRKQLPVGTRVVALPVLRAGGSTHLTGLSPLASGGYAEQVLAVPSMTMRVPDELDADAAALTEPMAVALHAVRRGEVGAKDTAVVIGCGPIGLAVIAMLKATGVRHVIASDFSAGRRALAAKTGADVVVNPADESPWASFAESKRYLTEAIALADLGIDAMDKLRAVPLLPWAHVMRAAEKAGATPRGPVVFECVGIPGMIEHVVSNAPLLSRVVVVGVCMGEDTFRPSMAINKEIDLRFAFAYDPSEFHQALQWIASGKVDVRPLVTGVVGLDGVAGAFEDLGDPERHAKILVDPSR, via the coding sequence ATGCGCGCCGTCGTCTGCCACCGCACCGAGCTCACCGTCGAGGACCTCCCTGACCTGACGCCGGAGCGGGGGCAGGTGCTGATCGACGTGGAGCGGTGCGGGATCTGCGGGTCGGACCTGCACGCCCGCCTGCACAGCGACGAGACCGCGGCGGGCGCCGCCGAGCTCGGCTACGACCACTTCATGCGCTCGAGTGACCGGGTCGTGATGGGGCACGAGTTCGTCGGCACCGTCGCTGACTACGGTCCCGGCACGCGCAAGCAGCTGCCGGTCGGCACTCGCGTCGTCGCGCTCCCGGTGCTCCGCGCCGGTGGGTCCACCCACCTGACCGGCCTCAGCCCGCTCGCCTCGGGCGGGTACGCCGAGCAGGTGCTCGCCGTGCCGTCGATGACGATGCGCGTGCCCGACGAGCTCGACGCCGACGCCGCCGCGCTCACCGAGCCGATGGCGGTCGCGCTGCACGCCGTACGCCGTGGCGAGGTGGGCGCGAAGGACACCGCCGTCGTGATCGGCTGCGGCCCGATCGGCCTGGCCGTGATCGCGATGCTCAAGGCCACCGGCGTGCGGCACGTGATCGCCAGCGACTTCTCCGCCGGCCGCCGTGCCCTCGCGGCGAAGACGGGTGCCGATGTGGTGGTGAACCCCGCCGACGAGTCGCCCTGGGCCTCCTTCGCCGAGTCGAAGCGGTACCTCACCGAGGCGATCGCCCTGGCGGACCTCGGCATCGACGCGATGGACAAGCTGCGCGCCGTACCGCTGCTGCCGTGGGCCCACGTCATGCGCGCCGCCGAGAAGGCCGGGGCCACCCCGCGCGGCCCGGTCGTGTTCGAGTGCGTCGGCATCCCCGGCATGATCGAGCACGTCGTGTCGAACGCTCCGTTGCTCTCACGCGTGGTCGTCGTCGGCGTCTGCATGGGCGAGGACACCTTCCGCCCGTCGATGGCGATCAACAAGGAGATCGACCTCCGCTTCGCGTTCGCCTACGACCCCAGTGAGTTCCACCAGGCCCTGCAGTGGATCGCGTCCGGCAAGGTCGACGTGCGCCCGCTCGTCACGGGTGTCGTCGGGCTGGACGGCGTGGCCGGGGCATTCGAGGACCTCGGCGACCCCGAGCGGCACGCGAAGATCCTGGTCGACCCGTCCCGTTGA